A single Campylobacter hyointestinalis subsp. hyointestinalis DNA region contains:
- a CDS encoding DNA-deoxyinosine glycosylase, giving the protein MQIHPFEPIFDESSKILILGSFPSVRSRLDGFYYAHKQNRFWKVLSLLFDEPKLNNVKEKVDFLLRHKVALYDAAFSCDVKGSSDSSMKNIFPTNLNRIFENTKIEQVFANGVRAYIICKKFHKFEPVKLPSTSPANAKYKLEDLLEEWKIILKYLE; this is encoded by the coding sequence ATGCAAATTCATCCATTTGAACCTATTTTCGATGAGAGCTCAAAGATACTTATACTGGGCTCTTTTCCATCAGTTAGATCACGTTTAGATGGATTTTATTACGCTCATAAGCAAAATAGATTTTGGAAAGTTTTATCTTTGCTTTTTGATGAGCCGAAACTAAATAATGTAAAAGAAAAAGTGGATTTCTTGTTAAGGCATAAAGTAGCTTTGTACGACGCTGCTTTTAGCTGCGATGTAAAAGGATCGTCTGATAGTTCTATGAAAAATATATTTCCTACTAATTTAAACCGAATTTTTGAAAATACCAAAATAGAGCAAGTCTTTGCAAACGGCGTTAGGGCGTATATCATATGCAAAAAATTTCATAAATTCGAACCAGTAAAGCTTCCTTCAACTAGCCCTGCAAATGCAAAATACAAGCTAGAAGATCTGCTTGAAGAGTGGAAGATCATCTTAAAATACTTGGAGTAA
- a CDS encoding RDD family protein, whose protein sequence is MNENLLDKLDRENISIAKMDRRILAYSVDEIIVSVIFLFAYWNSLVKTADNVEQLAMLISNLMFQITLLKVIYHTFFIWYYGATPGKMIFKIITLDTLMLSKPTFGASALRACVRILSEWCFYLGFIWAFGNIYRQTWHDRLAKTVVCNAY, encoded by the coding sequence ATGAATGAAAATTTGTTAGATAAATTAGATAGGGAAAATATAAGTATAGCTAAGATGGATAGAAGAATCTTAGCTTATAGCGTTGATGAAATCATAGTTAGCGTTATATTTTTATTTGCATATTGGAACTCTTTGGTAAAAACTGCAGATAATGTAGAACAACTAGCTATGCTTATATCAAATTTAATGTTTCAAATCACGCTTTTAAAGGTTATCTACCATACATTTTTTATCTGGTACTACGGCGCAACTCCGGGAAAAATGATATTTAAAATAATCACACTAGATACGCTCATGCTATCAAAACCTACATTTGGCGCTAGTGCACTAAGAGCTTGTGTTAGAATACTGAGTGAATGGTGCTTTTATCTAGGTTTTATCTGGGCTTTTGGTAATATTTATAGACAAACTTGGCACGATAGACTGGCAAAGACAGTAGTTTGTAATGCTTATTAA
- a CDS encoding phosphoribosyltransferase family protein, whose amino-acid sequence MISPSELKFENQLDAADKLFEILPKNELISGDYVLICSSLDSIVLTDRVARALGLSYELLFSEQITAPNNPECEVGMVSETEEIVINEELINAFNITLDFIYGEAHRKYEEKILKNVYRYRKGKLLWDLQGRNILLIDEGCETGATAVTCIKTLINLGVKSITYATPLMPSGIVSYLNTLIDNIFCVRKITNFVDVDFYYNNKIDLNSDSIMSILEESPYYLPLQK is encoded by the coding sequence ATGATAAGTCCAAGCGAGCTTAAATTTGAAAATCAACTCGATGCAGCCGATAAACTTTTTGAGATATTGCCTAAAAATGAGCTTATAAGTGGCGATTACGTGCTTATTTGCTCGTCTTTGGATTCGATCGTTTTAACAGATAGAGTGGCTCGCGCTTTAGGTCTTAGTTACGAGTTGCTATTTAGTGAGCAGATAACAGCACCAAATAATCCAGAATGTGAAGTCGGTATGGTAAGCGAAACTGAGGAAATAGTCATAAATGAAGAGCTTATAAACGCTTTTAACATAACTTTGGATTTTATTTACGGTGAAGCTCATAGAAAATATGAAGAAAAGATCTTAAAAAATGTTTATAGATATAGGAAAGGAAAGTTACTTTGGGATTTGCAAGGAAGAAATATCTTGCTGATCGATGAAGGTTGTGAAACTGGGGCTACGGCAGTTACTTGCATAAAAACGCTTATAAATTTAGGAGTAAAGTCCATAACTTACGCAACGCCGCTTATGCCAAGTGGCATCGTTTCATACCTAAATACATTGATAGATAATATATTTTGTGTCAGAAAAATAACAAATTTTGTCGATGTGGATTTTTATTATAACAACAAAATAGACTTAAATTCAGATTCTATTATGTCTATTTTAGAAGAAAGTCCATATTATTTACCATTACAAAAATAA
- a CDS encoding LPS-assembly protein LptD codes for MLIKKTFLTVFTATLAFGAVENVEFLADNVDKNGQIIEAKGNVLLFSQTYLVTADEAKYDEANEIVELFGNVNILKGENETTRSNYAKVNLKTDEINADSSFAMDKSKELWIQSDESCSNNDAYEVSKSIVSSCNVQDPDWHIKFTSGELNKTSKFLHLYNPVFYVGDMPIFYLPYFGFSTDKTRRSGLLIPQISFGKGEGLRYLQPIYIATHDEWDLEFDPQVRTSRGAGLYSTFRFADSPYSKGLIRGGEFWDKSSYVQKEKLKNNKHYGYEIEYDRDKLVKYFLDGDYNEGLWLKYTHLNDIDYLNLRGKENDFDSLVQSKLNYFLTTNEHYFGMYAKYYIDTAKIGSKYGNDDTLQELPTLQYHSFLDQFILPNLTYSFDTQYHNYTRSVGVSASSYELNLPVGINFNILDDFANFSITENLYATHIQYDNNKIYSNGSLRDDEFDDFINHYHDFALQTDLAKAYDDFYHTMNLRLDYIKPGYSSGKIKQKLLKYYKIAYGTDISNLQDDLFEDNFIGALSDEYTTENTFANLTQYFYDRDGKKVLRHSVKQGFNIENSEFSNLEHRVNLYLNNFTIANKFEYSHINNRFPKIQTGVGYLNSLFNTSLYHTYEEKDSENKTYERESYFGSSLNINVSRNYSLLGGFDYDFERNYTKRWKTGINYKRKCWSYSLIYQEDIEPKNTSGGIESKKTQGVYLMFGFYPFGEVGYDFSIEQNNNNGASLQ; via the coding sequence ATGCTTATTAAAAAAACTTTTTTGACCGTATTTACCGCAACTTTAGCATTTGGTGCTGTAGAAAATGTCGAGTTTTTAGCCGATAACGTAGATAAAAACGGACAGATCATAGAAGCAAAAGGCAATGTGCTACTTTTTTCTCAAACATATTTAGTAACAGCAGATGAAGCAAAATATGACGAAGCAAACGAGATAGTTGAGCTTTTTGGAAACGTAAATATACTAAAAGGTGAAAACGAAACTACTAGATCGAATTATGCAAAAGTAAATTTAAAAACAGATGAGATAAACGCAGACAGTAGTTTTGCTATGGACAAAAGTAAAGAGCTATGGATACAAAGCGATGAGAGTTGCAGCAACAATGACGCTTATGAAGTATCAAAATCGATAGTTTCTAGCTGTAATGTTCAAGATCCAGACTGGCATATAAAATTTACTAGTGGAGAGCTTAATAAAACAAGCAAATTTCTTCATCTTTATAACCCCGTTTTTTACGTGGGTGATATGCCGATATTTTATCTTCCTTATTTTGGTTTTTCTACGGATAAAACTAGACGTAGTGGACTTTTGATACCTCAAATTTCTTTTGGTAAAGGAGAAGGTCTTAGATATCTGCAACCTATTTATATAGCAACCCACGATGAATGGGATCTAGAGTTTGATCCTCAAGTTCGTACAAGTAGGGGAGCAGGGCTTTACTCTACATTTAGATTTGCGGATTCCCCTTATTCAAAAGGACTCATAAGAGGTGGAGAGTTTTGGGATAAATCTTCATACGTCCAAAAAGAAAAATTGAAAAATAACAAACATTATGGTTATGAGATAGAATACGATAGAGACAAGCTCGTAAAATACTTTTTAGACGGGGATTATAACGAGGGATTGTGGCTTAAATACACCCATTTAAACGATATAGACTATCTAAATTTACGTGGCAAAGAAAATGACTTTGACTCATTAGTGCAGTCTAAACTCAACTATTTTCTTACGACGAATGAACATTATTTTGGTATGTACGCAAAGTATTATATAGACACCGCTAAAATCGGCTCTAAATACGGCAATGACGACACTTTGCAAGAGCTTCCGACTTTGCAATATCATAGCTTTCTAGACCAGTTTATACTTCCGAATTTAACATATTCATTTGATACACAATATCATAATTATACAAGAAGCGTGGGAGTGAGTGCATCTTCTTATGAGCTAAATTTACCAGTCGGTATCAATTTTAATATACTTGATGATTTTGCAAATTTTAGTATTACTGAAAATCTATATGCGACGCATATCCAGTATGATAATAATAAAATTTATAGTAATGGCTCTTTAAGAGATGATGAATTTGACGACTTTATAAACCATTATCATGATTTTGCGTTGCAAACAGATCTTGCAAAAGCTTATGACGATTTTTATCACACTATGAACTTAAGGCTTGATTATATAAAACCAGGATATTCAAGTGGTAAAATAAAACAAAAGTTGCTAAAATATTATAAAATAGCTTATGGAACCGATATATCTAACTTGCAAGATGATCTTTTCGAAGATAATTTTATCGGTGCTTTAAGCGATGAATATACTACGGAAAATACATTTGCGAATTTGACGCAGTATTTTTATGATAGAGACGGTAAAAAAGTACTAAGGCATAGCGTCAAACAAGGCTTTAATATCGAAAATAGTGAGTTTTCAAATTTAGAACATAGAGTAAACTTATACCTAAATAACTTTACTATAGCCAACAAATTCGAATACTCACATATAAATAACCGTTTTCCTAAAATTCAAACCGGAGTCGGATATTTAAATTCGCTGTTTAATACATCTTTATATCATACCTATGAAGAAAAAGACAGTGAAAATAAGACTTATGAAAGAGAGAGTTATTTTGGCTCTTCTCTAAATATAAACGTATCTAGAAACTACTCGCTACTTGGTGGGTTTGATTATGATTTTGAAAGAAATTACACAAAAAGATGGAAAACCGGTATAAATTATAAAAGAAAATGCTGGAGTTATTCGCTCATTTATCAAGAAGACATAGAGCCAAAAAATACAAGCGGCGGTATAGAATCTAAAAAAACTCAAGGAGTTTATCTGATGTTTGGTTTTTATCCGTTTGGCGAAGTAGGATATGACTTTTCTATAGAGCAAAACAATAATAATGGAGCTTCATTGCAATGA
- the purD gene encoding phosphoribosylamine--glycine ligase, whose protein sequence is MNILIIGSGGREYAIGLRLKQDKNVKKLYFSPGNGATKELGTNIIAKDYYELADFAKKNDIALSVVGPENALSAGVVDIFKEKGLNIFGPTKAAAMLESSKTYMKDFLHKNGIRTARFLNTNNFDEASKFIDTLGQIVVVKADGLCAGKGVIIAQSHDEAKKAALDMLSGDSFGDAGKSIVIEEFLDGFELSFFAICDGKSFVSLPVAQDHKRLLDNDEGPNTGGMGAYAPSPLASKELIKRVEQEVVAPTLAGMQKENAPFCGVLFVGLMIVNNTPYVLEFNVRFGDPECEVLMPLIDGNLSEILYDAATGKLIDITLKDDVAVGVVMASKNYPYDSTPKTKITIKDIPDGSHIAYAGVSEENGVLYSDGGRILVAVGVGKDIKEAHKKAYELVQNIDFDGSKFRKDIAYQALK, encoded by the coding sequence ATGAATATTTTAATTATAGGAAGCGGTGGCAGAGAGTATGCCATAGGGCTTAGACTAAAACAAGACAAAAACGTAAAAAAATTATACTTTTCTCCTGGAAATGGAGCTACAAAAGAGCTTGGCACAAATATCATCGCAAAAGATTATTACGAACTGGCTGATTTTGCAAAGAAAAACGATATAGCTTTAAGTGTGGTCGGTCCGGAAAATGCGCTGAGTGCTGGAGTAGTAGATATATTTAAAGAAAAAGGGCTAAATATATTTGGTCCTACAAAAGCTGCTGCTATGTTAGAGAGCAGTAAGACTTATATGAAGGATTTTTTGCATAAAAATGGTATTAGGACTGCAAGATTTTTAAATACTAATAATTTTGATGAAGCTAGTAAATTTATAGATACTCTAGGTCAAATCGTAGTCGTAAAAGCAGACGGACTTTGTGCGGGAAAAGGCGTGATCATAGCTCAAAGTCACGATGAAGCGAAAAAAGCAGCTCTTGATATGTTAAGCGGAGATAGTTTTGGAGATGCTGGTAAAAGCATAGTCATAGAAGAGTTTTTAGATGGTTTTGAGCTTAGTTTTTTTGCTATTTGCGATGGCAAAAGCTTTGTAAGCCTTCCAGTTGCTCAAGATCATAAAAGATTGCTTGATAATGATGAAGGTCCAAATACTGGTGGAATGGGGGCTTACGCACCAAGTCCTTTGGCTAGTAAAGAGCTTATAAAAAGAGTAGAGCAAGAAGTCGTAGCTCCGACTTTAGCCGGTATGCAAAAAGAAAATGCTCCATTTTGTGGAGTTCTTTTTGTAGGTCTTATGATAGTCAATAATACCCCTTATGTTTTAGAGTTTAACGTGCGTTTTGGGGATCCAGAATGTGAAGTCTTGATGCCTTTGATAGATGGAAATCTAAGTGAAATACTATATGACGCAGCTACTGGAAAACTTATAGATATCACTTTAAAAGATGATGTAGCAGTAGGCGTAGTCATGGCCAGTAAAAACTATCCTTATGATAGTACTCCTAAAACAAAAATAACTATAAAAGATATACCAGATGGCTCACATATAGCTTACGCCGGAGTTAGCGAAGAAAATGGCGTTTTATATAGTGATGGTGGGCGTATTTTAGTAGCAGTAGGCGTAGGAAAAGATATAAAAGAGGCTCATAAAAAAGCTTATGAGCTTGTCCAAAATATAGATTTTGACGGCAGTAAATTTAGAAAAGATATCGCATATCAGGCTCTTAAATGA
- the guaA gene encoding glutamine-hydrolyzing GMP synthase translates to MKNADILVLDFGSQYTQLIARRLREQGVYAELLPFNVSTQTIKAKNPKGIILSGGPASVYAKDAYFCDDQIWGLDIPVLGICYGMQLMAHKNGAEVAPAGQKEYGKAKINILKECALLKGVTNGSIVWMSHSDKVTALPSGFEVLADSENSEYCVFGCESKKFYALQFHPEVAHTEFGDVILKNFAKICGCESTWNMGSFAKKEIEALRTKVGNDQVLCAVSGGVDSSVVAALLANAIPQNLIVVFVDNGLLRHNEAKQVEDMFRLKLGVNLISIDASELFLKRLKGVSDPEKKRKIIGETFIEVFDAEAKKHANVKYLAQGTLYTDVIESSVAGASKTIKSHHNVGGLPERMKFELIEPLREIFKDEVRKLGLELGLSPDVVFRHPFPGPGLAIRIMGEVTKDRLELLRKADVILRDELKSSGWYDKTWQAFCVLLNVNSVGVMGDNRTYENAVCIRVVDASDGMTASFSRLPYDLLENCSRRIINEVEGINRVVYDISSKPPATIEWE, encoded by the coding sequence ATGAAAAATGCAGATATTTTAGTGCTGGATTTCGGATCGCAGTACACACAACTCATCGCCAGAAGACTTAGAGAACAAGGCGTTTATGCTGAGCTTTTACCGTTTAATGTTAGTACTCAAACTATAAAAGCCAAAAATCCAAAAGGTATAATCCTAAGTGGCGGTCCAGCAAGTGTTTATGCTAAAGATGCGTATTTTTGCGATGATCAGATCTGGGGGCTTGATATTCCTGTTCTTGGAATTTGCTACGGAATGCAGCTGATGGCTCATAAAAATGGAGCCGAAGTCGCTCCTGCTGGTCAAAAAGAGTATGGAAAAGCAAAGATAAATATACTAAAAGAATGTGCTTTACTAAAAGGCGTGACAAACGGCAGTATAGTTTGGATGAGCCATTCAGATAAAGTTACTGCTTTACCAAGTGGTTTTGAAGTTTTAGCAGACTCTGAAAATAGCGAATACTGCGTATTTGGTTGTGAGAGCAAAAAATTCTATGCGCTTCAATTTCATCCAGAAGTCGCTCATACCGAATTTGGCGACGTGATACTCAAAAACTTTGCTAAAATTTGTGGCTGCGAAAGCACCTGGAATATGGGAAGCTTCGCTAAAAAAGAGATAGAGGCTTTGCGTACGAAAGTAGGAAACGATCAAGTTTTATGCGCGGTAAGCGGCGGCGTGGATAGCTCTGTTGTAGCTGCTCTTTTAGCTAATGCAATCCCACAAAATTTGATAGTAGTATTTGTAGATAATGGACTTCTTAGACATAATGAAGCTAAGCAAGTAGAAGATATGTTTAGACTAAAACTCGGTGTAAATCTCATCAGTATAGATGCTAGCGAGCTGTTTTTAAAAAGGCTTAAAGGCGTAAGCGATCCTGAGAAAAAACGTAAGATTATAGGTGAAACATTTATAGAAGTTTTTGACGCTGAGGCAAAAAAACATGCAAATGTAAAATACCTTGCTCAAGGTACTTTATATACTGATGTTATCGAAAGTAGCGTTGCTGGCGCTTCTAAGACTATTAAAAGCCACCACAATGTAGGCGGACTTCCTGAACGGATGAAATTTGAGCTGATAGAGCCTTTAAGAGAGATATTCAAAGATGAGGTTAGAAAGCTAGGACTTGAGCTAGGACTAAGCCCAGATGTAGTTTTTCGTCATCCATTCCCAGGACCTGGACTTGCGATACGCATAATGGGAGAAGTTACAAAAGATCGCCTTGAGCTTTTAAGAAAAGCAGATGTTATATTAAGAGATGAGTTAAAAAGTAGCGGCTGGTATGATAAGACTTGGCAAGCATTTTGCGTACTTTTAAACGTAAATAGCGTAGGAGTTATGGGTGATAACCGTACTTATGAAAATGCGGTCTGCATCCGTGTAGTCGATGCAAGCGACGGAATGACAGCTAGTTTTTCGAGACTTCCTTATGACTTGCTAGAAAACTGTAGCCGTCGTATAATAAACGAAGTTGAAGGCATTAACCGCGTAGTGTATGATATCAGTTCAAAACCGCCTGCAACTATTGAATGGGAATAA
- a CDS encoding polyribonucleotide nucleotidyltransferase: MQYSIEVNNQVEIFDLDKVAKQAAGAVLLRVKNTVILATVAREDAVVEEDFLPLTVQYIEKQYAAGRIPGGYIKRETKPGEFETLTSRIIDRSLRPLFPKGYAYPTQIVVMVLSSDPEVDLQVAALNAASVALYLSDIPVERAVCGVRVGYIDKEFVINPTNSELKNSSLDLYVAGVGDELLMIEMRSLPQVQNEIVPVIAIDPMIDPSLNEGFIPKQDMNEFSEDMMVEAIKFAGEAILRGSSAYEEAFSHHKKDNANLEYKPEIENENIAIYIDEFYKNDVKLAINQMAKSERASELSKIAKQIASSDIAIKEGWREEVILNILGKYKKKIVRSQIIEEARRADGRGLKEVRPITIETNILPSAHGSCLFTRGQTQALVIATLGTDNDAQMNELLTERNAVSEKFMFNYNFPGFSVGEASPIKAPGRRELGHGNLAKRALYPSVDINSPYSLRIVSEILESNGSSSMASVCGGSLALRAAGVETIKLVAGVAMGLIFEGDKHAVLTDIMGLEDHDGDMDFKVAGSIDGITALQMDIKLGGISLEVLKEALYQAKEGREHILKIMQRANDDIVINEDVLPKLELFSVDPSKIVDIIGQAGKTIKEIIEKFEVSIDLDREKGEVKIAGGQKGKVEAAKDYIIQILQKEPRGGGFKGRKENKNVSAFSVGDEFEGEVKKVAQFGAFISLRDGVDGLLHISKMSAPLHEGDRVKVKVGEIKSGKISLELN, encoded by the coding sequence ATGCAGTATTCGATAGAAGTAAATAATCAAGTTGAGATTTTTGATTTAGATAAAGTAGCCAAACAAGCAGCCGGCGCAGTTCTTTTGCGTGTGAAAAATACAGTAATCTTAGCAACCGTAGCTAGAGAAGACGCTGTGGTAGAAGAGGACTTTTTGCCACTTACGGTTCAGTACATAGAAAAACAATACGCAGCAGGAAGAATACCTGGGGGATACATCAAAAGAGAGACAAAACCTGGGGAATTTGAAACTCTCACAAGTCGTATAATCGATAGAAGCTTAAGACCACTTTTTCCAAAAGGATATGCATATCCTACTCAAATAGTTGTAATGGTTTTGAGTAGCGATCCAGAAGTGGATCTCCAAGTAGCTGCATTAAATGCTGCAAGCGTTGCACTTTATCTTAGTGATATCCCTGTTGAACGCGCTGTTTGCGGTGTTAGAGTAGGCTATATAGATAAAGAATTTGTTATAAATCCTACTAATAGTGAGCTTAAAAATTCTAGTTTAGATCTTTATGTTGCTGGTGTAGGCGATGAGCTTTTGATGATAGAAATGAGAAGTTTACCGCAAGTTCAAAATGAGATAGTACCAGTCATAGCTATAGATCCTATGATAGATCCGAGTCTAAATGAGGGTTTTATCCCAAAACAAGATATGAATGAATTTAGCGAAGATATGATGGTAGAAGCCATTAAATTTGCTGGTGAGGCTATTTTAAGAGGTAGTAGTGCTTATGAAGAAGCATTTTCACACCATAAAAAAGATAATGCAAACTTAGAATACAAACCTGAAATAGAAAATGAAAATATTGCTATTTATATAGATGAATTTTATAAAAACGATGTGAAATTAGCCATAAATCAAATGGCAAAAAGTGAACGTGCAAGCGAGTTATCAAAGATAGCAAAACAGATAGCAAGTAGCGATATAGCCATAAAAGAGGGTTGGAGAGAAGAAGTTATTTTAAATATTTTAGGAAAATATAAAAAGAAGATAGTTAGATCTCAGATCATAGAAGAAGCAAGAAGAGCGGATGGAAGAGGGCTAAAAGAAGTTAGACCTATCACTATCGAAACAAATATACTTCCAAGCGCACACGGAAGTTGTCTATTTACTCGTGGTCAAACTCAAGCTCTTGTAATAGCTACTTTAGGCACTGATAATGACGCTCAGATGAATGAGCTTTTAACAGAAAGAAATGCCGTATCTGAAAAATTTATGTTCAATTATAATTTTCCTGGATTTAGCGTCGGCGAAGCAAGCCCAATAAAGGCTCCTGGTAGAAGAGAGCTAGGACATGGAAATTTGGCTAAAAGAGCACTATATCCAAGTGTTGATATAAATAGTCCTTACTCTTTAAGAATAGTTAGTGAGATATTAGAAAGTAACGGATCTAGCTCTATGGCTAGTGTTTGTGGCGGTTCTTTGGCTCTTCGCGCTGCTGGCGTTGAAACTATAAAATTAGTAGCCGGAGTTGCTATGGGGCTGATTTTTGAAGGCGATAAACACGCAGTTTTGACTGATATCATGGGGCTTGAAGATCATGATGGCGATATGGATTTTAAAGTTGCTGGAAGTATCGATGGTATCACAGCGCTTCAAATGGATATAAAGCTCGGAGGAATCAGTCTTGAAGTGCTAAAAGAAGCTTTGTATCAAGCTAAAGAAGGAAGAGAGCATATACTTAAAATTATGCAAAGAGCAAATGATGATATAGTCATAAATGAAGATGTTTTGCCTAAATTAGAGCTATTTAGCGTCGATCCTAGCAAGATAGTTGATATCATCGGACAAGCTGGAAAAACTATAAAAGAGATCATAGAGAAATTCGAAGTTAGCATAGATCTAGACCGCGAAAAAGGTGAAGTAAAAATAGCAGGTGGTCAAAAAGGTAAAGTTGAAGCAGCAAAAGATTATATTATTCAAATTTTACAAAAAGAACCAAGAGGTGGAGGCTTTAAAGGCAGAAAAGAAAATAAAAATGTATCTGCATTTAGCGTTGGAGATGAATTTGAAGGAGAGGTAAAAAAAGTAGCTCAGTTTGGTGCGTTTATATCTTTAAGAGACGGCGTTGACGGACTTTTACATATATCTAAAATGAGTGCTCCTTTGCATGAGGGAGATAGGGTAAAAGTTAAAGTCGGTGAGATAAAAAGTGGAAAAATTTCACTGGAATTAAATTAG
- a CDS encoding uroporphyrinogen-III synthase, producing the protein MIYLVSNTVFNDDEIINLKVCEVVFKKFSVDLDDFDVLVLTSKNGINALKFNGVSPRNLTVKSIGEATTKSALDFGFSDVVQALSSHGKEFGMEIINDLKNKKVLYISAKDTLSNLSFFFKKNSVDITTIIGYENVILSLDSSLKPPLNSKIIFTSPKNVEGFIRNFGWDNSYKAIAIGKTTAKYLEKFTNTFQSKVQSINECVALAKDIK; encoded by the coding sequence ATGATATATCTTGTTTCAAATACTGTTTTTAATGATGATGAAATCATAAATTTAAAAGTATGTGAAGTGGTTTTCAAGAAATTTAGTGTTGATTTAGACGATTTTGATGTTCTTGTTTTAACCAGTAAAAATGGTATAAACGCTCTTAAATTTAATGGTGTATCGCCTAGGAATTTAACCGTAAAAAGCATAGGAGAAGCCACCACAAAAAGCGCTTTAGATTTTGGATTTAGCGATGTAGTACAAGCTTTAAGTTCACATGGCAAAGAGTTTGGTATGGAGATCATAAATGATCTTAAAAATAAAAAAGTTTTGTATATAAGTGCAAAAGACACGCTGTCAAATTTAAGCTTTTTTTTTAAAAAAAATAGTGTTGATATCACTACCATAATAGGCTATGAAAATGTGATATTGAGCTTAGATAGTAGTTTAAAACCGCCTTTAAACTCAAAAATTATATTTACTAGTCCAAAAAATGTAGAAGGGTTTATACGAAATTTCGGCTGGGATAATAGCTATAAAGCTATAGCTATAGGAAAAACGACTGCAAAATATCTAGAAAAATTTACTAACACATTTCAAAGCAAAGTTCAAAGCATAAACGAATGCGTGGCTTTAGCAAAAGACATAAAATAA